From the genome of Oncorhynchus kisutch isolate 150728-3 unplaced genomic scaffold, Okis_V2 Okis09a-Okis19a_hom, whole genome shotgun sequence, one region includes:
- the LOC109887151 gene encoding LOW QUALITY PROTEIN: N-acetylglucosamine-6-sulfatase-like (The sequence of the model RefSeq protein was modified relative to this genomic sequence to represent the inferred CDS: deleted 1 base in 1 codon) produces the protein MSSIRLNLPTLLNCLLICVTLLLNNRCCVVAKWYHRPNVVLILTDDLDVVIGGMTPLNKTKKLIGEAGITFTNAFVASPLCCPSRASILTGKYPHNHHVINNTLEGNCSSTAWQKTQEPKTFPALLQAYAGYQTFFAGKYLNQYGNPDAGGVEHVPLGWDYWVGLERNSRYYNYTLSVNGKPKKHGGNYSEDYLTDVLTNMSLDFLQYKSNYRPFFMMVSTPAPHAPWTPAPQYQDRFKDLKAPRDPNFNVHGKDKHWLIRQAKTPMTNSSIELLDEAYRKRWRTLLSVDDLVEKVVKRLEVRGELDNTYIIFTSDNGYHTGQFSLPLDKRQLYESDIRVPLLIRGPNIKPNQTTGLAVQNVDLGPTILDMAGYNVSKTAMDGMSFLSVLEGSVNSTTWRTDFLVEYEGEGSNVSDPACPLLGPGVSVCFPDCVCEDSFNNTYACVRTVAPSANLQYCEFDDNEVFVEVYNITVDPYQLINLAKTIDQEVLEKMNHRLMMLQSCSGQSCRTPGVYDTRYTFDPHLMFSNRSHRRNRLRRA, from the exons ATGAGCTCGATTCGGTTAAATCTGCCAACGTTATTGAATTGTCTCTTAATCTGCGTCACCTTGCTGTTGAATAACCGCTGCTGTGTCGTTGCCAAGTGGTATCACAGACCCAACGTTGTTTTGATCCTCACCGATGATCTGGACGTCGTTATTGGGGGCATG ACCCCACTGAACAAGACCAAGAAACTGATTGGTGAAGCAGGGATCACCTTTACCAACGCT TTTGTAGCCAGCCCACTGTGCTGTCCCAGCAGAGCCAGCATCCTAACAGGAAAGTATCCTCATAACCACCATGTGATCAACAACACTCTGGAGGGGAACTGCAGCAGCACGGCCTGGCAGAAGACTCAGGAGCCCAAGACCTTCCCTGCTCTACTACAGGCCTACGCTGGTTACCAGACCTTCTTCGCTGGGAAGTACCTGAACCAG TATGGGAACCCAGATGCAGGAGGAGTGGAGCACGTTCCTCTGGGATGGGACTACTGGGTCGGACTG gagAGGAACTCTCGGTACTACAACTACACACTGTCTGTGAATGGGAAGCCTAAGAAGCATGGAGGGAACTACAGTGAAGACTACCTGACAGACGTACTG acCAACATGTCTCTAGACTTCCTCCAGTATAAGTCTAACTACCGTCCGTTCTTCATGATGGTTTCGACCCCCGCCCCCCACGCCCCCTGGACCCCCGCCCCGCAGTACCAGGACCGCTTCAAGGACCTCAAGGCCCCTCGAGACCCCAACTTCAACGTCCATGGGAAG GACAAGCACTGGCTGATCAGACAGGCCAAGACTCCCATGACCAACTCCTCTATCGAGTTGCTGGACGAGGCCTACAGGAAACG GTGGCGTACTCTGCTGTCAGTGGATGACTTGGTGGAGAAGGTGGtgaagaggttagaggtcagaggggaACTGGACAACACTTACATCATCTTTACCTCAGACAACGGATACCACACAG GTCAGTTCTCTCTCCCCTTGGATAAGAGGCAGCTGTATGAGTCTGATATAAGAGTTCCTCTGCTGATCCGAGGGCCCAACATCAAGCCTAACCAGACCACC GGCCTGGCGGTCCAGAACGTTGACCTGGGTCCTACCATCCTGGACATGGCCGGTTACAACGTCAGCAAGACTGCCATGGACGGCATGTCCTTCCTGTCTGTACTG GAGGGATCTGTGAACAGCACTACGTGGAGAACAGACTTCCTGGTGGAGTATGAAGGGGAGGGGTCTAATGTGTCTGATCCCGCCTGCCCCCTGCTGGGTCCTGGGGTCTCCGTATGTttccctgactgtgtgtgtgaggactCCTTCAACAACACATATGCCTGCGTTCGTACCGTCGCCCCCTCTGCCAACCTCCAGTACTGCGAGTTTGATGACAACGAG GTGTTTGTAGAGGTATATAACATTACAGTTGACCCCTACCAGCTCATTAACCTGGCTAAGACCATCGACCAGGAAGTCCTGGAGAAGATGAACCACAGACTGATGATGCTCCAGTCCTGTTCTGGACAGTCCTGTAGGACCCCTGGGGTCTACGATACACG